The proteins below come from a single Salinilacihabitans rarus genomic window:
- a CDS encoding sacsin N-terminal ATP-binding-like domain-containing protein, whose product MTRQSTVVSRLSEEQLFKRWSNRWSHFLDDFSASTSSETVSELLRDKVKSGNAERAIAGGHEGREILELLQNARDAIPNQTDGGRVYVGVYDEGVLVANTGDPFDLFDPDVEDAVTMIGESSKGNSDQEIGHKGVGLKSVLATGDAFEIWTRHNAATDGTLRVRLSRAYVTAALLSSLGYDTSSFGLQGTVPNETIQSLTSQSNLEQRTETLDLDAREDIGKLPLFDFPVPLTTTTDQSDPVANRASSLLAGEGDEWYGDPFRTAVFIEYEDDDWRSLLDSFDLPSPESNDRDAEERADRLWSYLSKNADEEGLTPETLVQFGGIDTLLLERVEKTGDTDRERWDVNRSSGSLDSERVQHERVTVTIQGTKEALPDKRFDQFEYDDPDTHTQLLVPRTTGQRGGQQKYPLYLYYPIENTRDVSLPFCLHGHFTVETNRKDLSLNSLEENRKVLERGVELIGRVAAVAAESDFGERYPWILLPPSPEHHPDEPSSQASLLTWFRAAIYEELRERACLPTVGDADSERIAVLPEEALIHWNATVRDGFLALYDVLDSIDTTVTDTAIDRNFPTRETLQGCRSFSDTWETRIESLLSVDNTDTFSAQVAQSWAAILGDHLNQQVFDEEDTHLVCNAETAQSLFIGTIETILRSGTEDDELSSTLDAVSSHLEGVYLLPCRRTNSEETVGEDGGETANSEGQPEKLLLVPIESRSGPTPNERGTSRSRSVLWDVNSPERDIEPPEVPREKSSFRVYFLDRTIEQNERARRVLELAGRPWGVRVYDGTPSYFRELLDTFATDQPTRVEALDFYFLAKQIDKLGSESPDLQTDEGSFIPINYVKTAVARSDGDQRQNLRRRLNLRNNFIALPREGGLHEVGETILGDEWQRVRARAHENDTVDDWDAFDGSASSRWPEPDEETWEPIVGALQDDAAYERIAQTLSLFGASVLPGIQTVWMYGSGHPRTRGDASWDPSKWSSDDFAVGKSLPDSAVALQQTLAELDGTYQRWITAPGRHPQTTAEHSSKCNVKTDGILEDVFLATWVWMEDLDALSQLGEDDLLELLGRYENKFSESILETGWTCSHGHQRDGYEWSKTVPTLLNWQLRHLSVWDSTVSVDPDLQERWGDDANRLAYTVVKTGSRGAQASRLFPNVEVDDLDLSEELLRTLGVKPVESFDAVEAAHHLQRLLKVLAVDSLGEEPVPLNVPDERDNDWNAAYTALLDPILRHIPAEDADVADIDLPFLSHLPIQRDGKWQVASLDWMAENAETGRYYEDQSPKPWERRAVEEGDHWLLARTASGPFTRLAAALGVERVDASKPVFDADDLTFTDTSLSEFRSELRERTVLLVASLEQTSEDRIREFADDLEAAISELRVAERFPENVESGLENPKSGLYAPREGEEAFVFNASAYDEELSLDGLANAVSLLAERPTTIATFREALDNELSTVELTKRWRRRTFPVDEVTRILGAKRRRNLRQRLDALVSLVERFDGEVRPAVDEIVETVERDDDSTVEDFEQALIGNEEIDVELDKASIQSAFISDIRDNLPSDVQFVLGCLFGEDRRSWSEAIAESNIAEEKEQIVITWLAENATATDATSCFPQSVPSAYVRLLAVRDVWDQTETEELQDPDEWRSRIQELSTNRSVEWTNQLSDRLRADDTRGDRLFFYTPIEKLQSAVIEPFLEEICETVAEDALDLKTVLRQYVLEGEFPMDETAVSAADHQDNALAELQSAAERGQEFSTENLLDEDFGVQSASTRVTGSGRGGGSTQYRGRGQQGEAATLVAILDDAASWLEDQPIGTMRSIRSTFRRLSDDQQREDYDWHLNRVWEQNLLPLLSSGELTRESIVDWREYLEDGHELSDHPLVQLCNVTLEQGPGFDIIDPFGPLSSRRGDFDLDQFVPVEVKAVDGRSPPFHFRLTTNEYRRCKAFLRGGRSYVIRLVYVPDPGTPNWASETQFVSEIVLEDVEDAESVVRGDPFEEVVKGGYMNMSIDS is encoded by the coding sequence ATGACAAGACAGTCTACAGTCGTTAGCCGGCTTTCTGAAGAACAACTCTTCAAACGGTGGAGCAACCGATGGAGCCACTTTCTCGATGATTTCTCTGCATCGACGTCCTCAGAAACAGTCTCAGAACTGCTTCGTGACAAAGTAAAGAGCGGGAATGCCGAGCGAGCAATTGCTGGCGGTCACGAAGGAAGAGAGATTCTCGAACTCCTCCAAAATGCTCGGGACGCCATCCCCAACCAAACTGATGGTGGACGTGTCTACGTAGGAGTGTATGATGAGGGAGTTCTAGTAGCGAATACGGGCGATCCATTCGATCTGTTTGACCCCGATGTCGAAGACGCAGTCACGATGATCGGGGAATCTTCGAAGGGCAACTCCGATCAGGAAATCGGACACAAAGGGGTTGGCCTAAAATCAGTGCTCGCGACTGGAGACGCGTTCGAGATTTGGACGAGACACAACGCTGCGACAGACGGTACTCTTCGTGTCCGATTGAGTCGAGCGTATGTCACTGCGGCCCTCCTCTCGTCGCTTGGGTACGATACCTCCTCGTTCGGTCTTCAGGGCACAGTACCGAATGAAACGATTCAGTCACTGACATCGCAATCAAACCTCGAGCAACGGACTGAGACACTGGATCTGGACGCTCGAGAGGACATTGGCAAGCTTCCGCTATTCGATTTCCCAGTTCCACTCACAACGACGACTGATCAGAGCGACCCCGTGGCAAATCGAGCCTCGTCGCTCCTCGCTGGGGAGGGTGATGAGTGGTATGGAGACCCGTTCCGTACTGCGGTATTTATTGAGTACGAGGACGACGATTGGCGAAGCCTCCTCGATAGCTTTGACCTCCCATCACCGGAATCAAATGACCGTGACGCTGAGGAACGGGCGGATCGGCTCTGGTCATACCTCTCCAAAAATGCTGACGAGGAGGGACTTACTCCCGAAACGCTCGTCCAGTTCGGTGGAATTGACACGCTGCTCCTCGAACGAGTAGAGAAGACAGGTGATACAGACCGGGAGCGCTGGGATGTCAACCGTAGTTCCGGATCACTTGACAGCGAGAGGGTGCAACACGAGAGAGTAACAGTAACTATACAAGGGACAAAGGAGGCGCTTCCAGACAAGCGGTTCGACCAGTTCGAGTACGACGATCCAGATACTCACACCCAATTGCTTGTTCCGAGGACGACGGGGCAACGTGGCGGACAGCAGAAGTATCCACTCTATCTCTACTACCCCATCGAGAATACACGAGACGTCTCGCTCCCTTTCTGTCTTCACGGCCACTTCACAGTCGAAACGAATCGAAAAGACCTGAGCCTTAACAGCCTCGAAGAGAACCGAAAAGTGCTCGAACGCGGCGTCGAACTCATTGGCCGAGTCGCCGCCGTGGCGGCGGAGAGTGACTTCGGTGAACGGTATCCTTGGATTCTCCTTCCTCCATCGCCGGAACATCACCCGGACGAGCCTAGTTCACAGGCAAGTCTACTTACTTGGTTCCGTGCTGCAATATACGAGGAACTTCGTGAACGAGCATGCTTGCCTACCGTCGGAGATGCTGACAGTGAGAGGATAGCAGTCCTCCCGGAAGAGGCCCTCATTCACTGGAATGCAACGGTCCGTGATGGATTTCTCGCACTCTATGATGTACTCGATTCGATAGACACAACCGTTACTGACACTGCGATCGATCGCAACTTTCCGACTCGAGAGACGCTCCAAGGGTGCCGCTCTTTCTCGGACACGTGGGAAACCCGAATCGAATCACTGCTTTCCGTCGACAATACGGACACGTTCTCCGCCCAAGTGGCCCAGTCGTGGGCAGCGATACTTGGTGATCACCTCAACCAACAGGTGTTCGACGAAGAGGATACACATCTCGTCTGTAATGCTGAAACCGCCCAGTCGCTGTTTATCGGAACGATCGAAACAATACTTCGTTCGGGCACGGAAGACGACGAGCTATCGTCGACACTGGACGCAGTTTCGTCGCATCTCGAGGGAGTCTATCTCCTTCCCTGCCGACGGACCAATAGCGAAGAGACAGTAGGTGAAGACGGGGGAGAGACCGCTAATAGCGAGGGTCAACCAGAGAAGCTACTCTTGGTTCCTATCGAATCACGGTCGGGACCTACACCGAACGAACGCGGAACTTCTCGCTCGCGGTCTGTTCTCTGGGACGTTAACTCACCCGAGCGCGACATTGAGCCGCCAGAGGTCCCACGTGAGAAATCGAGTTTTCGGGTCTACTTCCTCGACCGAACAATAGAGCAGAACGAACGTGCTCGTCGGGTTCTCGAACTAGCTGGGCGACCGTGGGGAGTCCGCGTCTACGACGGTACGCCGAGCTATTTCCGCGAGCTTCTCGACACGTTCGCGACTGATCAACCGACGCGGGTAGAAGCATTGGACTTCTATTTCCTAGCGAAGCAAATAGACAAACTGGGGAGTGAATCGCCCGATCTCCAGACAGACGAGGGCTCATTCATCCCAATAAACTACGTAAAGACCGCCGTGGCCCGATCTGATGGTGATCAACGGCAGAACCTTCGTCGCCGCCTCAACCTCCGGAACAACTTCATCGCTCTTCCGAGAGAAGGAGGGTTACACGAAGTTGGCGAAACGATACTCGGCGACGAATGGCAGCGTGTCCGTGCACGGGCTCATGAAAACGACACGGTTGATGACTGGGACGCGTTTGATGGAAGTGCGAGTTCAAGATGGCCCGAACCGGACGAGGAAACGTGGGAACCTATTGTTGGCGCTTTACAGGATGACGCCGCGTACGAGCGAATAGCGCAGACACTCTCACTGTTCGGCGCTTCTGTCCTTCCAGGGATCCAGACCGTCTGGATGTACGGTTCCGGGCATCCTCGAACACGGGGTGATGCATCATGGGACCCCTCCAAGTGGTCCTCCGATGATTTCGCTGTTGGCAAGAGCCTCCCTGACAGTGCCGTCGCACTTCAACAGACGCTCGCCGAACTCGATGGTACCTATCAGCGATGGATTACCGCTCCGGGGAGACACCCACAGACGACTGCCGAACACTCGAGCAAATGTAACGTCAAGACCGATGGTATCCTCGAGGATGTCTTCCTGGCGACGTGGGTCTGGATGGAGGACCTCGACGCGCTGAGCCAGCTCGGCGAGGATGATCTCCTCGAACTGCTCGGCCGGTACGAGAACAAGTTCAGCGAGTCAATCCTCGAGACAGGATGGACTTGTTCACACGGCCACCAGCGAGATGGGTACGAGTGGTCGAAGACAGTCCCGACACTTCTGAACTGGCAACTTCGTCATCTATCAGTTTGGGATTCGACCGTATCGGTCGATCCTGATCTCCAGGAGCGCTGGGGGGACGACGCTAACCGGCTTGCCTACACGGTCGTGAAAACCGGCTCACGTGGGGCTCAGGCTTCACGGCTATTCCCGAACGTCGAGGTGGACGATCTCGACCTCTCCGAAGAGTTACTCCGAACGCTCGGGGTTAAACCGGTCGAGTCTTTCGATGCGGTCGAAGCTGCTCACCATCTCCAGCGACTTCTCAAAGTGCTCGCGGTAGATTCGCTTGGCGAGGAACCGGTTCCCCTCAACGTTCCGGATGAACGAGACAACGACTGGAACGCGGCATATACGGCGCTCTTGGACCCTATCCTGCGACACATACCAGCAGAGGACGCAGATGTGGCTGACATCGATCTGCCGTTCTTGTCTCATCTTCCGATTCAGCGCGATGGAAAGTGGCAAGTCGCATCTCTGGATTGGATGGCAGAGAATGCTGAGACGGGCCGATACTATGAGGACCAATCCCCAAAGCCCTGGGAACGTCGGGCTGTTGAGGAGGGAGATCACTGGCTACTCGCCCGAACTGCGTCGGGCCCGTTTACACGGCTTGCAGCTGCTCTTGGAGTCGAACGGGTTGACGCATCGAAACCTGTTTTCGATGCCGATGATCTGACATTCACGGATACCTCTCTTTCCGAATTCCGTTCGGAACTCCGTGAGCGGACGGTCCTTCTGGTTGCATCACTGGAACAAACAAGTGAAGATCGGATTCGCGAATTCGCTGACGATCTTGAAGCCGCAATTTCGGAACTACGCGTTGCTGAACGCTTCCCGGAAAACGTCGAGAGTGGTCTCGAAAACCCCAAATCTGGGCTTTATGCTCCTCGAGAGGGTGAGGAAGCCTTCGTTTTTAACGCGTCAGCTTACGATGAGGAACTTTCCCTTGATGGTTTGGCAAACGCGGTTTCACTACTCGCTGAACGGCCGACGACAATTGCAACGTTCCGAGAGGCGCTTGATAATGAGTTATCGACGGTAGAACTCACCAAGCGCTGGCGACGACGAACATTCCCTGTTGACGAAGTCACTCGAATTCTCGGAGCAAAACGTCGCCGAAATCTTCGCCAGCGACTCGACGCACTTGTCTCCTTAGTCGAAAGATTCGACGGTGAAGTCAGACCTGCGGTTGATGAAATAGTCGAGACAGTCGAACGTGACGACGATAGCACTGTGGAGGATTTTGAGCAGGCGTTAATTGGTAACGAAGAAATAGATGTAGAGCTCGACAAGGCATCGATTCAGTCAGCCTTCATTAGTGATATACGAGATAATCTTCCCTCAGACGTCCAATTCGTTCTCGGGTGCCTGTTTGGTGAGGATCGCAGATCGTGGTCTGAGGCGATTGCAGAGTCTAACATCGCCGAGGAGAAGGAGCAGATTGTAATCACCTGGTTGGCGGAAAACGCGACTGCGACTGACGCAACATCGTGTTTTCCGCAATCTGTTCCGTCGGCTTACGTTCGACTCCTCGCCGTGAGGGACGTCTGGGACCAAACGGAAACTGAAGAGCTCCAAGACCCTGACGAGTGGCGATCTCGAATTCAAGAGCTCTCGACGAACAGAAGTGTTGAATGGACGAACCAACTTTCTGATCGTCTACGTGCGGACGATACAAGGGGTGACCGCTTGTTCTTCTATACTCCTATAGAGAAACTCCAGTCAGCGGTGATCGAACCGTTCCTTGAGGAAATCTGCGAGACCGTGGCTGAGGACGCCCTTGATCTGAAGACCGTACTTCGACAGTACGTTCTCGAAGGGGAATTCCCTATGGACGAAACAGCTGTCTCCGCCGCAGATCATCAAGACAACGCGCTAGCAGAGCTGCAATCTGCTGCGGAAAGAGGGCAGGAATTCTCGACCGAAAACCTACTGGACGAAGATTTTGGCGTACAAAGTGCCTCAACACGCGTAACTGGGAGTGGACGCGGTGGTGGCAGCACTCAGTACCGTGGTCGGGGTCAGCAGGGTGAAGCCGCGACACTTGTAGCAATTCTGGACGATGCTGCGTCTTGGCTCGAGGATCAACCCATTGGAACGATGCGATCTATTCGATCGACGTTCCGACGTCTGTCTGATGACCAGCAACGCGAAGACTACGACTGGCACCTTAATCGAGTCTGGGAACAGAATCTTCTGCCACTCCTTTCGAGTGGCGAATTAACGCGGGAATCGATCGTCGACTGGCGCGAATATCTTGAAGACGGACACGAACTCAGCGATCACCCGTTGGTCCAGCTCTGTAACGTCACCCTCGAACAGGGTCCTGGATTCGACATCATCGACCCATTTGGTCCACTATCTAGCCGTCGGGGAGACTTTGATCTCGACCAGTTCGTGCCCGTTGAGGTGAAGGCTGTCGACGGCCGGTCGCCCCCATTCCACTTCCGTCTCACGACGAATGAATATCGCCGCTGTAAAGCATTCCTCCGTGGTGGCCGCTCGTATGTGATTCGCCTCGTTTACGTCCCAGATCCCGGTACACCAAACTGGGCATCAGAAACCCAGTTCGTTTCTGAGATAGTGCTGGAAGATGTCGAAGATGCTGAATCAGTGGTTCGAGGTGATCCGTTTGAGGAGGTCGTCAAGGGTGGCTATATGAACATGAGCATAGATAGCTAA